One Micromonospora eburnea genomic region harbors:
- a CDS encoding PLP-dependent aminotransferase family protein, translated as MTTLHEAGRTGRTAALLHTDDLHGSLSDPLLDTMNFLNEVTARYPEAISFAPGRPFDGLFDIEQIFSSIRGYLDHLATEGRSPAEIKDAVFQYGPAGGRIRKVIAQWLRREVGIDVAPESIVVTVGAQEAIVLALRALIRDSGDALFVSSPCYVGITGAARLLDIEPVPVAEHADGFHPEDLTRAVRAEQRRGRRPRAFYVVPDHTNPSGATMSEAARHALLDLADELDLLVLEDSPYRLVSPGRQLPTLKALDRRHRVVHLGSFSKTLFPGARVGFAIADQPVADTAGRTGLLADELSKIKSMITVNTSPLSQAAVAGMLLAAEETATPAAGESPAHYGASMRRTLDRLDEFLPARLRDATGVRWNKPAGGFFLAMTVPFEAGNAALKRSAEEYGVIWTPMSYFYPAGGGEHGIRLSISYLTPEQIDEGVARLARFVTAEASKP; from the coding sequence ATGACCACGTTGCACGAGGCAGGCAGGACCGGCCGCACCGCTGCCTTGCTTCACACGGACGACCTGCACGGGAGTCTGTCCGACCCGCTGCTGGACACCATGAACTTCCTCAACGAGGTGACAGCACGCTACCCCGAGGCCATTTCCTTCGCACCAGGGCGTCCGTTCGACGGCTTGTTCGACATCGAGCAGATCTTCAGCAGCATTCGCGGATACCTCGACCACCTCGCTACCGAGGGCCGTTCCCCGGCCGAGATCAAGGACGCCGTCTTCCAGTACGGCCCGGCGGGCGGCCGCATCCGCAAGGTGATCGCGCAGTGGCTGCGGCGTGAGGTCGGCATCGACGTGGCACCGGAGTCCATCGTGGTCACGGTGGGCGCCCAGGAGGCGATCGTACTCGCGCTGCGGGCCCTGATCCGCGACAGCGGTGACGCGCTCTTCGTCTCCAGCCCATGCTACGTGGGCATCACCGGCGCCGCCCGACTGCTGGACATCGAACCGGTCCCGGTGGCAGAGCACGCTGACGGATTCCACCCCGAGGACCTGACCCGAGCGGTACGGGCGGAGCAGCGCCGAGGACGCCGTCCCCGTGCGTTCTACGTCGTACCCGACCACACCAACCCGTCAGGCGCCACTATGTCCGAGGCCGCCCGGCACGCCCTGCTCGACCTCGCCGACGAACTCGACCTGCTGGTACTCGAGGACAGCCCTTACCGTCTGGTCAGCCCGGGCCGCCAGCTACCCACTCTCAAGGCGCTCGATCGGCGACACCGCGTGGTGCACCTCGGCTCGTTCTCCAAGACGCTGTTCCCTGGCGCGCGGGTCGGGTTCGCCATCGCCGACCAGCCGGTCGCGGACACCGCGGGCCGCACCGGCTTGCTCGCCGACGAGCTGTCGAAGATCAAGAGCATGATCACGGTGAACACCTCGCCGCTGAGCCAAGCGGCGGTGGCCGGAATGCTGCTGGCCGCCGAGGAGACCGCGACACCCGCCGCCGGGGAAAGCCCCGCGCACTACGGCGCGAGCATGCGGCGCACCCTCGACCGGCTCGACGAGTTCCTGCCGGCCCGCCTGCGTGATGCCACAGGCGTGCGCTGGAACAAGCCGGCCGGAGGCTTCTTCCTTGCGATGACCGTGCCGTTCGAGGCCGGCAACGCCGCCCTGAAGCGCAGCGCCGAGGAGTACGGCGTGATCTGGACGCCGATGTCGTACTTCTATCCGGCCGGTGGCGGCGAGCACGGCATCCGGCTGTCGATCAGCTATCTGACGCCGGAGCAGATCGACGAGGGCGTGGCACGGCTCGCGCGCTTCGTCACCGCCGAGGCGTCCAAGCCATGA
- a CDS encoding SDR family oxidoreductase → MRTSSSTAPRTWFITGASRGLGRAFTVAALERGDRVVAAARTIVADDFDERHRDRLLTLTLDVTDRAAVFAAVATAVEHFGRLDIVVNNAGTMSMGMIEEFTEAEARSQFEVNLFGALWTSQAVLPHLRAQRAGHIVQISSVAALGGFPSTGMYSASKFALEGMSEALAMEAAVFGIKVSIVQPGGYWTDLYSNMATTTPMEAYGPLRAELERQWADGSIDSEPRLAAEALLKLVDSDDPPLRLLLGSMVYDLAFDIARWRMDTWAGWEQVSRAAEHPVPPPSGAH, encoded by the coding sequence ATGCGCACCTCATCCAGCACCGCTCCGCGTACCTGGTTCATCACCGGCGCCAGCCGCGGTCTGGGCCGCGCGTTCACGGTCGCCGCGCTTGAGCGCGGCGACCGGGTGGTCGCTGCCGCCCGGACCATCGTCGCCGACGACTTCGACGAGCGTCACCGGGACAGGCTGCTGACCCTGACACTCGACGTGACCGACCGGGCGGCGGTCTTCGCCGCCGTGGCCACCGCAGTCGAACACTTCGGGCGGCTCGACATCGTCGTCAACAACGCCGGCACCATGTCCATGGGCATGATCGAAGAGTTCACCGAGGCCGAGGCGCGGTCCCAGTTCGAGGTCAACCTCTTCGGCGCGCTCTGGACCAGCCAGGCCGTGCTGCCGCACCTACGCGCCCAGCGGGCCGGCCACATCGTGCAGATCTCCAGCGTCGCCGCACTTGGCGGCTTCCCGAGCACCGGGATGTACAGCGCGAGCAAGTTCGCACTGGAAGGCATGAGCGAGGCCCTGGCGATGGAAGCCGCAGTCTTCGGCATCAAGGTCAGCATCGTGCAGCCCGGCGGCTACTGGACCGACCTATACAGCAACATGGCCACCACCACGCCGATGGAGGCCTATGGCCCGCTGCGGGCTGAACTGGAGCGGCAGTGGGCGGACGGCTCGATCGACAGTGAGCCGCGACTGGCTGCCGAGGCGCTGCTGAAACTGGTCGACAGCGACGACCCGCCGCTGCGCCTCCTGCTCGGCAGCATGGTGTACGACCTAGCGTTCGACATCGCACGCTGGCGAATGGACACCTGGGCAGGCTGGGAGCAGGTCAGCCGAGCCGCCGAGCATCCCGTCCCGCCCCCCAGTGGTGCGCACTGA
- a CDS encoding TetR/AcrR family transcriptional regulator has protein sequence MTTQHRATPNAARRKEASRRAILTAAFDLLQEIGYAKLSIEGIAARAGVGKQTIYRWWPSKGAVIFDAFLMLSEGSEGEPPALPDTGDLEADLTAVLRATVAELNDPQYDQPMRALATEIAHDPELAAAYVERLDGPLKEAKQRRLRSAQRAGQLAEDLNLDVAVEMIWGPLLNRWLQRSGPLTAEYADDVVTTALNGLRPRPSGR, from the coding sequence ATGACGACGCAACACCGAGCCACGCCCAACGCGGCCCGCCGGAAAGAAGCCTCGCGGCGGGCAATCCTCACTGCGGCGTTCGACCTGCTGCAGGAAATCGGATACGCCAAACTCAGCATCGAGGGCATCGCCGCGCGCGCCGGCGTCGGCAAACAGACCATTTACCGCTGGTGGCCATCCAAGGGTGCGGTCATCTTCGACGCCTTCCTCATGCTCAGCGAGGGCAGCGAGGGCGAGCCTCCGGCGCTGCCCGACACCGGCGACCTGGAAGCCGACCTGACAGCGGTGCTGCGCGCCACGGTCGCGGAGTTGAACGATCCCCAGTACGACCAGCCGATGCGCGCGCTGGCCACCGAGATCGCGCACGACCCCGAGCTGGCAGCCGCCTACGTCGAACGGCTGGATGGACCGTTGAAGGAGGCCAAGCAGCGACGGTTACGCAGTGCTCAGCGGGCCGGGCAACTCGCCGAGGACCTCAACCTCGACGTGGCCGTGGAAATGATCTGGGGCCCCCTGCTCAACCGTTGGCTGCAACGCAGTGGGCCGCTCACCGCCGAGTACGCCGACGACGTCGTCACCACCGCACTCAACGGCTTGCGCCCACGCCCGTCCGGCCGTTGA
- a CDS encoding HEAT repeat domain-containing protein: protein MIDSAALEAVVRHAMELEDDYDDIAPILTALAACGDITLVPRLHEALDRFLDEQNFYGRDLIAGILAGIQGVAALPALLRASARDLGDDQDSLTGEIIDLLHTNKAVARRTVLDLATGGIPELRRAGLWALGFVVEAQDVELLAAAATDADPRVRSVAIGSIPDPAGDDRAFQVLVMALRDLDDQVRISAVSRLGYTGLADAVAPLTALAADPAPRVRSMVAYALGQLGRAEATPVLLRLRHDPDRHVRENALEALGSVGGAAAVDVLLLIAADADPLLRAQAARALGRAVDSDPRIPQQLTTLAQDDEPAVRAATISGLVSTDSVRSRWASLVVGLANDPDPVVRQRVAVAVRRLAPDAAPDILHQFTSDADPTVRRIADTELARLTDTATH from the coding sequence ATGATCGACAGTGCAGCGTTGGAGGCCGTGGTCCGGCATGCTATGGAGCTTGAGGACGACTACGACGACATCGCGCCGATCCTCACCGCTCTGGCGGCGTGCGGGGACATCACCTTGGTGCCCCGGTTACACGAGGCGCTCGACCGGTTCCTCGATGAGCAGAACTTCTACGGTCGGGACCTGATCGCCGGGATTCTGGCCGGTATCCAGGGCGTGGCTGCGCTCCCGGCGCTGCTGCGCGCATCGGCTCGCGATCTCGGTGACGACCAGGACAGCTTGACTGGCGAGATCATCGACCTGTTGCACACGAACAAGGCAGTCGCGCGCCGCACGGTGCTGGACCTGGCTACGGGTGGCATCCCCGAACTGCGCCGGGCAGGGCTGTGGGCGTTGGGATTCGTGGTCGAAGCGCAGGATGTCGAACTGCTGGCCGCAGCCGCGACCGACGCCGACCCGCGGGTCAGGTCCGTGGCGATCGGCTCGATTCCCGACCCTGCTGGCGATGACCGAGCGTTCCAGGTGCTCGTCATGGCGCTGCGTGACCTCGACGATCAGGTACGCATCTCGGCCGTCAGCAGGCTCGGCTACACCGGCCTGGCCGACGCGGTTGCGCCACTGACCGCCCTCGCCGCCGACCCCGCGCCGCGGGTACGGTCCATGGTCGCGTACGCCCTCGGCCAGTTGGGCAGGGCGGAGGCGACCCCGGTGTTGCTTCGGTTGCGACACGACCCCGATCGGCACGTCCGCGAGAACGCCCTCGAAGCCCTTGGCTCAGTCGGCGGGGCGGCTGCGGTCGACGTGCTGCTGCTGATCGCCGCTGACGCGGATCCGCTGCTGCGAGCCCAGGCCGCTCGGGCGCTCGGCAGGGCGGTGGACTCGGATCCGCGCATACCGCAGCAGCTCACGACGTTGGCGCAAGACGACGAGCCGGCGGTGCGCGCCGCCACCATCAGTGGACTCGTCAGCACCGACAGCGTGCGATCGCGCTGGGCGTCGCTTGTGGTCGGGCTGGCGAACGACCCAGACCCGGTGGTCCGCCAGCGCGTCGCCGTTGCCGTACGCCGCCTCGCCCCCGACGCCGCCCCCGACATCCTCCACCAGTTCACCAGCGACGCCGACCCGACCGTGCGCCGGATCGCCGATACGGAACTTGCTCGGCTGACCGATACCGCCACCCACTGA
- a CDS encoding AfsR/SARP family transcriptional regulator, with product MADVRVLGPLQAIGPAGSAALSSSRQRALVGLLALTPKYPIPVSKLVDGIWGDDAPRTAVRTLQSHLTRAKQELAACGLPDLLVATRVGYMMVVDPPAVDAHRFEGQVRAARRLLAEGDSAGAEGALSSALKLWYGEPLQGTELYGWGAAEVARLQEARLGAVEDLCDTQLRLGAYAKAADELERLLAAYPARERLVGLLMLARYRSGRHAEALTSYARLRAHLAEALGVDPGPQLQRLHTAMLRRDPALDVAEAAGPVSVAAPAKRLIPHELPSPVGHFTGRGDEIAALDDLLGDPTAPGGSAADKARVALLCGPAGMGKTAMAVEWAHRVADQFPDGQIFVDLHGHGPAAAATAPDVVCHTLRGLGVPPGRVPADPSDQVRLFRSLLRDRRVLLVCDNAGSAEQVLPLVPPTSGCLLLVTSRNALPALGVRNALRRVELDVLDHPDAISLLERVLGVERVRQEVEAAEQLVTACGGMPLALRTAAAKLASRPRLRIADLVADLATEHRLDALSVPGDSRGIRTVFASAYDTVSELAATAFRAIGLHPGPSFAAPLVAAATGTSPAVGRQVTDELATVHLTSEQASGRFACHDLIRLYARECALAVDPPDRRTETVERILDWYLAIADAANTILTPARTRATVTLRHGPIELPFASRHRDALVFLDAERENLVPVSRYAVGHGYDTAAWQLAYLLMGFFNSRGHWVDMLEICRGGLAAAQRQGDRHVEALMRGQLGVACIQVQRYEEALRELRSALPLMQAAGDAWGEGSVHNNTAVALTMLRRFDEAIAEYEYALAVHTARGVSSDVAYALHNLGDAHTRCGRPDVALHHLARAHDLAVALDDQRLHAVIWQASGAAHLRRGAYQVALQLLHSALALHREIGDQSRELDTLRDIGSALLDVGSVSAALDIGAHALRLSRQIGDPHREAVALQSLGLAHLRAGSFPEAEQHFQFALELRLRIPDAYEEAEIHRAFSELEARRGSPAAAHRHHGTAVDRYRSANATVEAHELASAGWAGQPHDGVAAAPVRS from the coding sequence ATGGCGGACGTCCGCGTGCTCGGGCCGCTTCAGGCCATCGGCCCCGCCGGGTCGGCGGCACTGAGCAGTTCCCGGCAACGCGCTCTTGTCGGCCTGCTCGCCCTGACGCCGAAATATCCGATCCCAGTATCAAAGCTGGTGGACGGCATCTGGGGCGACGATGCTCCGCGAACCGCGGTTCGGACGCTGCAGAGCCACCTCACTCGGGCGAAGCAGGAGCTGGCCGCCTGTGGGCTGCCAGACCTCCTGGTCGCCACCCGGGTTGGCTACATGATGGTCGTCGATCCGCCAGCCGTTGACGCACACCGGTTCGAGGGGCAGGTACGCGCCGCTCGACGCCTGCTAGCGGAGGGTGATTCGGCGGGCGCCGAGGGTGCCCTGAGCTCGGCTCTCAAACTCTGGTACGGCGAGCCGCTGCAGGGTACAGAGCTGTACGGCTGGGGCGCGGCCGAAGTCGCCCGGTTGCAGGAGGCGCGGCTGGGCGCCGTCGAGGACCTCTGCGACACCCAGTTGCGGCTGGGCGCTTACGCGAAGGCCGCGGACGAGTTGGAGCGCCTGCTCGCGGCGTACCCGGCGCGCGAACGCCTCGTCGGCCTGCTCATGCTCGCGCGCTACCGGTCCGGGCGGCACGCGGAGGCGCTCACCTCTTACGCGCGGCTGCGCGCGCATCTGGCCGAGGCGCTCGGCGTCGACCCGGGGCCCCAGCTGCAACGGCTGCACACGGCGATGCTGCGCCGGGACCCGGCGCTGGACGTCGCCGAAGCCGCCGGGCCGGTGTCTGTCGCCGCTCCCGCAAAACGGCTGATCCCACACGAGCTTCCGTCCCCGGTCGGCCACTTCACCGGCCGGGGCGACGAGATCGCAGCGTTGGACGACCTCCTGGGCGATCCCACCGCCCCCGGCGGTTCGGCCGCTGACAAAGCACGCGTGGCACTGCTGTGCGGGCCGGCCGGGATGGGCAAGACCGCGATGGCGGTGGAGTGGGCGCACCGGGTGGCTGATCAGTTCCCGGATGGCCAGATCTTCGTCGACCTCCACGGCCACGGCCCGGCCGCCGCGGCAACCGCGCCGGACGTCGTCTGCCACACCCTGCGGGGGCTCGGCGTGCCTCCGGGCCGGGTACCGGCCGACCCGTCAGACCAGGTACGCCTGTTCCGCTCGCTGCTGCGCGACCGCCGAGTCCTGCTGGTGTGCGATAACGCCGGATCCGCCGAGCAGGTCCTGCCACTGGTACCTCCGACGTCCGGCTGCCTGTTGCTGGTGACCAGCCGCAACGCGCTGCCGGCGCTGGGCGTCCGGAACGCCCTGCGCCGGGTGGAGTTGGATGTGCTCGACCATCCCGATGCGATCAGCCTGTTGGAGCGGGTGCTCGGTGTCGAGCGGGTGCGCCAGGAGGTCGAGGCAGCCGAACAACTCGTGACGGCGTGTGGCGGGATGCCGCTGGCACTGCGGACCGCCGCGGCGAAGCTGGCGTCCCGCCCTCGGCTACGCATCGCCGATCTCGTCGCCGATCTCGCCACGGAGCATCGCCTCGATGCGCTGTCGGTGCCGGGCGACTCGCGTGGGATCCGGACCGTCTTCGCCAGCGCCTACGACACGGTCAGCGAGCTGGCGGCGACCGCCTTTCGGGCGATCGGCCTGCACCCCGGCCCGAGCTTCGCGGCCCCGCTGGTCGCCGCGGCGACCGGTACGTCGCCGGCGGTCGGGCGACAGGTCACCGACGAACTGGCCACCGTGCACCTAACCAGCGAGCAGGCCAGCGGGCGGTTCGCGTGCCACGACCTGATCCGGTTGTACGCCCGGGAGTGCGCGCTCGCCGTTGACCCACCGGATCGGCGTACCGAGACGGTCGAGCGCATCCTCGACTGGTACCTGGCCATCGCCGACGCGGCCAACACGATCCTGACCCCGGCGCGCACCCGGGCCACCGTTACGCTCCGCCACGGACCGATCGAGCTGCCGTTCGCCAGTCGGCATCGAGACGCGCTGGTGTTTTTGGACGCCGAGCGGGAGAACCTCGTGCCGGTGTCGCGGTACGCGGTCGGCCATGGGTACGACACCGCCGCGTGGCAGTTGGCGTACCTGTTGATGGGCTTTTTCAACTCGCGCGGCCACTGGGTCGACATGCTGGAGATCTGCCGAGGCGGACTGGCTGCCGCCCAGCGGCAGGGTGACCGGCATGTCGAGGCCCTGATGCGGGGCCAGTTGGGTGTCGCCTGCATCCAGGTACAGCGCTACGAGGAGGCGCTGCGCGAGCTGCGCTCGGCGCTGCCGTTGATGCAGGCGGCAGGTGACGCCTGGGGGGAGGGCAGTGTCCACAACAACACGGCGGTGGCGCTGACCATGCTCCGGCGCTTCGACGAGGCCATCGCGGAGTACGAATACGCGCTCGCTGTGCACACCGCCCGCGGCGTCAGTTCGGACGTGGCGTACGCGCTGCACAACCTGGGCGACGCCCACACCCGGTGCGGACGTCCCGACGTGGCCCTGCACCACCTCGCCCGGGCCCACGACCTGGCCGTCGCCCTCGACGACCAACGCCTGCACGCGGTGATCTGGCAGGCCTCCGGCGCGGCGCACCTGCGGCGCGGCGCGTACCAGGTGGCGCTGCAGTTGCTGCACAGCGCGCTGGCCCTGCACCGGGAGATCGGTGATCAGAGCCGTGAGCTCGACACGCTGCGGGACATCGGGTCCGCCCTGCTCGACGTGGGTTCGGTGTCGGCGGCACTGGATATCGGCGCGCACGCGCTGCGGCTGAGCCGCCAGATCGGAGATCCTCATCGGGAGGCCGTGGCGCTGCAAAGCCTCGGATTGGCGCATCTGAGGGCTGGTTCCTTCCCGGAAGCCGAACAGCATTTCCAGTTCGCGCTGGAGCTTCGATTGCGCATCCCGGATGCGTACGAGGAGGCGGAGATACACCGCGCGTTCAGCGAACTCGAAGCCCGTCGGGGCAGCCCGGCCGCGGCCCACCGCCACCACGGCACCGCCGTCGACCGGTACCGCAGCGCGAACGCGACCGTTGAGGCGCACGAGCTGGCCTCGGCGGGCTGGGCGGGGCAGCCGCACGACGGGGTAGCCGCCGCGCCCGTCCGCTCGTGA
- a CDS encoding vWA domain-containing protein: protein MVSGRSAARPWLPYAAAIVAGAAVVVAAYLIVRPAADAGCTPLEVSSSVEKDVLLGELAERYNKSNRRFGGRCAAVTVHGLTSGAATDALAGDWTAKQPNLPRPQVWMPTSTLWTGQLKLLDEAAGRPAQTSGPYPSVANSPLVIAMPRPKGELLQQQGQLGWGEILGLSGQTGWATFGRPEWGRFAFGKVNPNLSTSGLAAIIATYYAAINRASDLTESDLANPRVTQFVRRIEANVSHYSDDVVDLLKNLAEADLSGAGTQVLTDMSAIVTQEELVYQYNEGKLSPTPGEKPKVPLVAVYPKEGTFNLDHPYVVLPSASQEQRAGAADFLAFLQEPPQQRSFSRLGFRDHERNASGPLVASVGGRGAGPDLTYFDPPDPTVVKAILANWGTLRKKANILVAVDTSGSMNAKIGGRSRFQVATTAAAKGFGLLNSEDQVALWSFSSETPQRPRSPYSEEVRLSAFDQKALTGKINNLHVGGNTALYATVRAAHRHMLDHYDQSRINAVVVLTDGKNEYNKDNKLDRLLQDVALDPERPVKIFCIAFDEQSDFATLDRIAKASAGKAFDARDPTKIDDAFVKLVSSF from the coding sequence ATGGTTTCAGGTCGATCCGCTGCCCGGCCGTGGTTGCCGTACGCCGCAGCCATCGTGGCCGGAGCCGCGGTCGTCGTGGCGGCCTACCTGATCGTCCGGCCAGCGGCAGACGCCGGGTGCACGCCGCTGGAGGTCAGCTCGTCGGTTGAGAAGGACGTGCTGCTTGGTGAGCTGGCCGAGCGGTACAACAAGAGTAATCGGCGTTTTGGTGGCCGCTGCGCCGCCGTGACCGTGCACGGCCTCACCTCCGGTGCGGCGACGGACGCGCTGGCCGGCGATTGGACTGCCAAGCAGCCCAATCTCCCACGACCGCAGGTGTGGATGCCGACGTCGACCCTGTGGACCGGGCAGTTGAAGTTGCTGGACGAGGCCGCGGGGCGCCCGGCGCAGACCTCCGGCCCGTACCCGTCGGTGGCGAACAGCCCGCTGGTCATCGCCATGCCGCGGCCAAAGGGAGAGCTGCTCCAACAACAGGGTCAGCTCGGCTGGGGCGAGATCCTGGGCTTGTCCGGGCAGACGGGCTGGGCCACCTTCGGTCGCCCCGAGTGGGGGCGGTTCGCGTTCGGCAAGGTCAACCCGAATCTGTCCACCTCCGGGCTGGCGGCCATCATCGCGACGTACTACGCGGCCATCAACCGGGCCAGCGACCTCACCGAGAGCGACCTGGCAAATCCGAGGGTGACCCAGTTCGTCCGCCGCATCGAGGCCAACGTGTCCCACTACAGCGACGACGTGGTGGACCTGCTGAAAAACCTCGCCGAAGCGGATCTGTCCGGCGCCGGGACGCAGGTTCTGACCGATATGAGCGCGATCGTGACACAGGAGGAATTGGTCTACCAGTACAACGAGGGGAAGCTGAGTCCGACCCCGGGCGAAAAGCCCAAGGTCCCGCTGGTCGCGGTGTATCCGAAGGAGGGCACGTTCAACCTCGACCACCCGTACGTGGTCCTCCCTTCGGCCAGCCAGGAGCAACGTGCCGGCGCCGCCGACTTTCTGGCGTTCCTTCAGGAGCCGCCACAACAGCGGAGCTTCAGCCGGCTCGGGTTCCGCGACCACGAGCGGAACGCGTCCGGCCCGCTGGTCGCCTCCGTCGGCGGGCGCGGGGCAGGCCCGGATCTCACCTACTTCGACCCGCCAGACCCGACCGTGGTCAAGGCGATCCTCGCCAACTGGGGCACGCTGCGCAAGAAGGCGAACATCCTCGTCGCCGTTGACACGTCCGGCTCCATGAACGCCAAGATCGGTGGCCGGAGCAGGTTCCAGGTAGCGACCACGGCCGCCGCCAAAGGCTTCGGCCTGTTGAACTCCGAGGACCAGGTCGCACTCTGGTCGTTTTCCTCCGAGACGCCACAACGGCCGCGTTCGCCCTACAGCGAGGAGGTCCGACTGTCGGCGTTCGACCAGAAGGCCCTCACCGGCAAGATCAACAACCTTCATGTCGGAGGCAACACCGCTTTGTACGCCACCGTACGAGCGGCACACCGGCACATGCTCGACCACTATGACCAGTCCCGAATCAACGCGGTGGTCGTACTGACAGACGGCAAAAACGAGTACAACAAGGACAACAAGCTCGACCGACTACTTCAGGATGTCGCGCTGGATCCGGAACGGCCGGTCAAGATTTTTTGCATCGCCTTCGACGAGCAGTCCGATTTCGCGACCCTGGACCGGATCGCCAAAGCGTCCGCGGGCAAGGCGTTTGACGCCCGGGACCCGACGAAAATCGACGACGCATTCGTCAAGTTGGTCAGTAGCTTCTAA
- a CDS encoding vWA domain-containing protein has translation MAPAPTRTRQWLPYTAAVTAGLLVIAGTFAFVRQRDAGGRPRADCTISLEVNSSTEKAALLVELAERYNGSGRSLDGGGCARVHVSALTSGKAAEELAAGWGGTGLPKPQVWLPTSSLWTGQLRRLDQAAGRAPQTPDRYPSIANSPLVIAMPQPKGDLVRQRGPLGWGEILGLSGRAGWADFGKPEWGRFTFGKDNPNLSTSGLAATIATYYAAVNRSSDLTRSDLANPAVTQFVRRIEANVSHYSDDVVDLLRDLAEADLVGRGSSRDDMSAIVMQEELVYLYNEGRLSPRQDGQEQGRRPSVPLVAVHPREGTFNLDHPFVVLPSADERQRAAAADFLAFLTDDVQQESFARLGFRNHERRASAQLLASVGTEPTGGLTYFEPPDPQVVEAMLGGWSTLRKKANILIVLDTSGSMEAAVGNRTRLQVASAAAGKGLALLNAEDRVGLWSFSSETPQRPTGPYREEVRLGDFDQKRINSRTAALRAGGGTALYATVRAAHQYVLDRYDPQRINAVVVLTDGKNEYSRDNDLARLLADVELDPRRPVKVFCIAFDRESDFATLDRIAKASSGKAFDATDPARIDEAFVKLVSSF, from the coding sequence ATGGCCCCAGCCCCAACGCGTACCCGACAGTGGTTGCCATACACCGCCGCCGTCACCGCCGGGCTGCTGGTCATCGCCGGGACGTTCGCGTTCGTGCGGCAGCGGGACGCGGGCGGCCGTCCCCGCGCCGACTGCACCATCAGCCTGGAGGTCAATTCCTCGACGGAAAAGGCAGCGCTGCTGGTCGAGCTGGCCGAGCGGTATAACGGCAGTGGCAGGTCGCTCGATGGTGGCGGCTGCGCCCGGGTGCACGTCAGCGCGCTGACCTCGGGTAAGGCAGCCGAGGAACTGGCCGCCGGCTGGGGCGGTACCGGCCTGCCGAAGCCGCAGGTCTGGTTGCCGACGTCGAGCCTGTGGACCGGCCAGCTTCGGCGGCTGGACCAGGCCGCTGGGCGGGCACCGCAGACCCCGGACCGCTACCCGTCGATCGCCAACAGCCCGTTGGTGATCGCGATGCCGCAGCCCAAGGGCGACCTGGTGCGCCAGCGCGGGCCGCTGGGGTGGGGGGAGATCCTGGGCCTCTCAGGGCGGGCGGGTTGGGCGGACTTCGGCAAGCCGGAGTGGGGCCGCTTCACCTTCGGCAAGGACAATCCGAACCTGTCCACCTCCGGGCTGGCGGCGACCATTGCCACCTACTACGCCGCCGTTAACCGGTCCAGCGATCTGACACGGTCCGACCTGGCCAACCCGGCGGTGACCCAGTTCGTACGGCGGATCGAGGCCAACGTGTCGCACTACAGCGACGATGTGGTGGACCTGTTACGAGACCTCGCCGAAGCCGATCTGGTCGGTAGGGGCAGCAGCAGGGACGACATGAGTGCCATCGTCATGCAGGAGGAACTGGTTTACCTGTACAACGAGGGCAGGCTGAGCCCGCGGCAGGACGGCCAGGAGCAGGGCCGGCGGCCGAGCGTGCCACTGGTCGCGGTCCACCCGAGGGAAGGCACCTTCAACCTGGATCACCCGTTCGTGGTGCTGCCGTCCGCCGATGAGCGTCAGCGTGCGGCGGCAGCCGACTTCCTGGCGTTCCTGACCGATGATGTGCAGCAGGAGAGTTTTGCCCGCCTCGGGTTCCGGAACCACGAGCGCCGGGCCTCCGCGCAGCTGCTCGCCAGCGTCGGCACCGAGCCCACCGGTGGGCTGACCTACTTCGAGCCGCCGGACCCGCAGGTGGTCGAGGCGATGCTCGGCGGGTGGAGCACGCTGCGCAAGAAGGCCAACATCCTGATCGTGCTGGACACCTCGGGTTCGATGGAAGCGGCGGTTGGCAACCGTACCCGCCTCCAGGTCGCCTCCGCGGCGGCGGGCAAGGGGCTCGCGTTGCTCAACGCGGAGGACCGGGTCGGGCTCTGGTCGTTCTCCTCGGAGACCCCGCAGCGGCCCACCGGCCCGTACCGTGAGGAGGTCCGGCTCGGCGACTTCGACCAGAAGCGGATCAACAGTCGAACCGCCGCCTTGCGTGCCGGAGGGGGTACCGCACTCTACGCGACGGTCCGGGCCGCCCATCAGTACGTACTCGACCGGTATGACCCGCAACGGATCAACGCTGTGGTCGTGTTGACCGACGGCAAGAACGAGTACAGCCGAGACAACGACCTGGCCCGGTTGCTTGCCGATGTCGAGCTAGACCCCCGGCGCCCGGTCAAGGTGTTCTGCATCGCCTTCGACCGGGAATCAGACTTCGCCACCTTGGACCGCATTGCCAAGGCGTCTTCAGGCAAGGCGTTCGACGCCACCGATCCCGCGAGGATCGACGAGGCGTTTGTGAAGCTGGTCAGCAGCTTCTGA